In the Haloferula helveola genome, one interval contains:
- a CDS encoding DUF3732 domain-containing protein has protein sequence MKLAIIKVILWPKNQTKTPRIIEFATDRINVITGQSASGKSSISWIIDYCLGSNKCSIPVGMIRDLSEWFGLHIQLRNLEMIIARRNPGDRKSTSDLYWEEGVDLMPPEHPEKNARVEDFKNRMNQIARLPTLDFSDADGNPGYASRPSFRDMAAFNFQPQHIVANPFTLFYKADTTEHRETLTHIFPLVLGAVDAGTLADERELRDLERQYARVRREHEKRTRAVDAWSAEVQSFYFQAKEVGLLMGSPEPEDGWRLERYLVELRKVPDNLKELNLPDVPEGATENAVEVLRRTIATDEEHTRRIGDLRRRLAQLDVLADSVGEFRSELAQQEDRLSGTNWLKKKLAEDCQCPVCGNSNARALDELAQLEDLADEVAKLSRSAAVAPSNLDKEKAEIREELRTLESNLRVVRKKRAELEGQTEQIVKQRQRVRNVYLFAGRVQEALNNIDAAEDGGDKVRELARLNELISVLKRKLDPGVRKRRLMSALESVSRGIESYAKLLMLEHQDENPTLDAKELTLKFQSKSGRTDYLWEVGSGQNWVGYHIATFLALHEYFLKLANNPVPTFLVIDQPSQVYFPEEWPALDEAPKGKGELQLSEDIKGVRRIFLALDQMLTNTDNELQIIVTEHAGSLVWESCKNVLLIGNWRDGEDEFLIPEEWRV, from the coding sequence ATGAAACTGGCAATCATCAAGGTCATCCTTTGGCCGAAGAATCAAACAAAGACACCGAGAATTATCGAATTTGCCACCGATCGAATCAACGTAATTACCGGACAGAGCGCCAGCGGCAAATCTAGTATCAGTTGGATCATCGACTACTGCCTTGGAAGCAACAAGTGCTCAATTCCCGTTGGTATGATTCGAGACCTGTCGGAATGGTTCGGACTTCACATTCAGCTTCGGAATCTGGAGATGATCATTGCAAGGCGGAATCCAGGTGACCGCAAAAGCACCTCCGACTTATACTGGGAAGAGGGAGTCGACCTGATGCCTCCCGAACATCCGGAGAAGAACGCCAGGGTCGAAGACTTCAAGAACCGGATGAATCAAATCGCCCGACTCCCTACGCTCGACTTCTCAGACGCCGATGGCAACCCTGGCTATGCATCAAGGCCCAGTTTCAGAGATATGGCTGCCTTCAATTTCCAACCGCAGCACATCGTCGCCAACCCATTTACGCTCTTTTACAAAGCTGATACGACAGAGCACAGAGAAACGCTGACTCACATTTTTCCTCTTGTATTGGGTGCGGTCGATGCTGGAACCCTCGCAGACGAACGCGAACTGCGAGATCTTGAGCGTCAATATGCTAGGGTTCGTCGGGAGCACGAGAAGCGAACTCGCGCGGTCGACGCATGGTCTGCCGAAGTGCAAAGTTTTTACTTTCAGGCTAAGGAAGTTGGACTCCTTATGGGCTCGCCTGAACCCGAGGATGGTTGGCGCCTTGAGCGCTACCTAGTGGAGCTCAGAAAGGTTCCGGACAACCTCAAAGAACTCAATTTGCCAGACGTCCCAGAGGGAGCCACTGAAAATGCAGTCGAGGTATTGCGACGCACGATAGCCACGGACGAGGAGCATACCCGTCGAATAGGTGATCTCCGGAGAAGACTAGCGCAGCTCGACGTTCTGGCCGATTCGGTTGGCGAATTTAGATCTGAGCTGGCACAGCAGGAAGACCGACTTAGCGGCACAAATTGGCTTAAAAAGAAGCTCGCAGAAGATTGCCAGTGCCCCGTATGCGGGAACAGTAACGCGCGTGCATTAGATGAGCTTGCCCAGCTTGAGGATCTTGCCGATGAAGTTGCGAAGCTATCACGCTCAGCAGCGGTTGCTCCGTCCAATCTAGACAAAGAGAAAGCAGAGATCCGGGAGGAACTTCGGACTCTCGAATCCAATTTGAGGGTTGTTCGAAAGAAGAGAGCCGAACTTGAAGGCCAAACAGAGCAAATCGTAAAGCAACGCCAGCGCGTTAGAAATGTCTATTTGTTCGCTGGTCGCGTTCAGGAAGCACTCAACAACATTGATGCGGCCGAAGATGGCGGAGACAAAGTGAGGGAGCTTGCGCGCTTGAATGAGCTCATTTCTGTACTCAAACGTAAGCTCGATCCAGGGGTTCGCAAAAGGCGGTTGATGAGCGCATTGGAGAGTGTTTCAAGAGGGATCGAGTCTTACGCGAAGCTGCTGATGCTCGAACACCAAGACGAAAACCCGACATTGGACGCCAAAGAACTGACTCTGAAGTTTCAAAGCAAAAGCGGAAGAACCGACTACTTGTGGGAAGTCGGGAGTGGTCAGAACTGGGTAGGTTATCACATAGCAACTTTTCTTGCCTTGCATGAGTACTTTTTGAAACTTGCTAACAACCCAGTCCCTACGTTTTTGGTTATTGATCAGCCAAGTCAGGTCTACTTCCCAGAAGAGTGGCCCGCGCTTGATGAAGCACCAAAAGGCAAAGGCGAATTGCAATTGTCAGAAGACATCAAAGGCGTCCGCCGTATCTTCCTAGCCCTTGATCAAATGCTTACAAATACGGATAATGAACTACAGATCATTGTGACTGAACACGCTGGTAGCCTTGTGTGGGAGAGCTGCAAGAACGTGCTGCTAATCGGTAACTGGCGGGACGGCGAAGATGAGTTCTTGATTCCAGAAGAGTGGCGTGTATAG
- a CDS encoding three component ABC system middle component: MNLFFEKNAIQNPILGAEAIWTATKACYKKSSQINGLPFAASFVILPLALHSRTAETLATKNLQGALIKSLSENREIPFGLQERVEELSDLTLASISLAAASGLITLDPVHDRPLVPYTNRHPIQHANQEVKNILAASKRIGHAIAELSFSRLCSILNLKF, translated from the coding sequence ATGAATTTGTTCTTCGAGAAGAACGCTATTCAGAATCCCATTCTGGGCGCGGAAGCAATATGGACCGCAACCAAGGCTTGCTACAAAAAGAGCAGCCAAATCAACGGGCTTCCTTTTGCAGCATCATTTGTTATTCTCCCGCTAGCACTCCATTCCCGGACAGCCGAGACACTGGCCACCAAGAATCTACAGGGAGCATTGATAAAATCTTTGTCCGAGAATCGGGAGATTCCCTTCGGTCTCCAGGAACGGGTTGAGGAACTATCCGATCTGACCCTAGCCTCCATAAGTTTGGCTGCCGCATCAGGCTTGATCACCTTGGACCCCGTGCATGATCGTCCCCTTGTCCCATACACAAATCGCCATCCAATCCAGCACGCTAATCAGGAAGTCAAAAACATTTTGGCAGCCAGCAAGCGGATCGGTCACGCAATTGCGGAGCTGAGCTTTTCACGGCTGTGTTCAATACTCAATTTGAAATTCTGA
- a CDS encoding ABC-three component system protein, with product MAPKSKHSAPGPFAGYAFQFERALLRLADNEAGGIVGIETCDDVVSRSPSGTIYEQDKHSIQPTGTPFGDTSNALWNTLMIWAESAANGSANPAISEFHLVTNRPVGAGLARTISEAKGIKAATTVFNTLKETAQSAPLAIQLLSERVFRVNEQLLLQLIQKISLYDQDSLSIGSALDDQLADKLRFPTWARNSSRQICNSLLGWIQRVCMDSWRRQEPAWIEQADFNDEYHTILESLRRQQWREKSENLIPVSKEEIAEKRAYAFVRQLQLIAIEESQITPAITDFIRYSSEMSRLLRQGAITTSHIEDFRNELVRRWRAIRDRIERLHASDSEENRGFRIYSTTTNDYLAPLGGIDTQHQYFTSGAYHRLAHEIEVGWHPRFEAMLETLLQETA from the coding sequence ATGGCGCCTAAATCCAAGCACAGTGCTCCTGGACCATTTGCCGGCTACGCGTTTCAATTTGAACGCGCGCTTTTGCGACTAGCCGACAATGAGGCCGGCGGAATCGTTGGGATAGAAACCTGTGACGACGTCGTTTCGCGCTCCCCCTCCGGAACGATCTACGAACAGGACAAGCATAGCATACAGCCCACGGGAACCCCATTCGGCGACACCTCAAATGCGCTCTGGAATACATTGATGATCTGGGCTGAATCTGCAGCCAATGGCAGTGCAAACCCAGCCATAAGTGAATTCCACCTCGTAACCAATCGGCCTGTTGGAGCCGGACTCGCACGAACAATATCAGAGGCGAAAGGCATCAAAGCAGCTACGACGGTATTTAACACTCTGAAGGAAACTGCGCAAAGTGCGCCGCTTGCAATCCAGCTTCTCTCCGAACGGGTCTTCCGGGTGAATGAACAGCTGCTTTTGCAACTGATCCAAAAAATCTCGTTGTACGACCAAGACAGCCTCTCCATTGGGAGTGCCTTGGACGATCAGCTGGCAGACAAACTCCGATTCCCAACCTGGGCCCGTAACAGCTCTCGTCAAATATGCAATTCCTTACTGGGATGGATCCAACGAGTCTGCATGGATTCATGGCGAAGGCAGGAACCAGCTTGGATTGAGCAGGCCGACTTCAATGACGAGTATCACACTATCCTAGAATCTCTCCGTCGCCAACAGTGGAGGGAAAAGAGTGAGAATCTCATACCTGTAAGCAAGGAGGAGATCGCAGAAAAGCGCGCCTATGCGTTCGTGCGTCAGCTGCAACTCATCGCCATCGAGGAATCCCAAATTACACCGGCGATTACAGACTTCATACGGTACTCATCTGAGATGAGTAGACTATTGCGTCAAGGGGCGATCACGACATCTCACATCGAAGATTTCCGCAATGAACTCGTTAGGCGTTGGCGAGCGATCAGGGATAGAATCGAGAGGCTACACGCATCCGATTCAGAAGAGAATCGTGGATTTCGGATCTACAGCACCACCACAAATGACTATCTCGCTCCGCTCGGTGGGATCGACACACAGCATCAGTATTTCACTTCTGGAGCATACCACCGCCTCGCCCACGAGATCGAAGTCGGGTGGCATCCACGCTTTGAAGCAATGCTTGAAACCCTTTTGCAAGAAACTGCATGA
- a CDS encoding helix-turn-helix transcriptional regulator produces MSSQIPEARSLKSHIREKMLSVGIPTQDALAARLDMSPSSLSRKLQALIEGRNSKGGFAQHLAAALEMEVDELLTPRAPKRAKGKSRLPAALEELVESSFEQGHSLKRSVIPGVAEVLRELDGSDTVILIFSELPDELAHADPEFLKALIEAMDRGIRIHFVVPAPVRDIANERREISLPLDSCWRAEIGCSSERLKPHVEQFIDFLHMHMEAAGRAGRAGKAQLWELPSHHQVFNALGKTICVHTRESYFAFQECAAGSVWAADDVRFLISLPQRRAQDLIGQLRLQLAIMASKLGHSLEDWQIPSYSGPPRWVMENVADLRDRSMHRPVLIDSGIHSRGGWSGMIHSAPA; encoded by the coding sequence ATGAGCTCACAAATCCCGGAAGCCCGGAGTCTCAAGTCCCACATTCGGGAGAAAATGCTATCGGTGGGGATTCCGACCCAAGATGCCTTGGCGGCGCGTCTCGACATGAGTCCGAGCAGCCTGTCCCGCAAGCTGCAGGCCCTTATCGAGGGAAGAAATTCGAAGGGCGGATTCGCCCAGCATCTGGCGGCCGCGCTGGAAATGGAAGTGGATGAACTGCTGACGCCACGAGCGCCCAAGCGCGCGAAGGGCAAATCGCGTCTGCCCGCCGCCCTTGAGGAATTGGTCGAATCGTCATTCGAGCAGGGGCACTCGCTGAAGCGTTCGGTGATTCCGGGCGTTGCCGAGGTTCTCCGTGAACTCGACGGCAGCGACACGGTGATCCTGATATTTTCCGAGCTGCCTGATGAGCTCGCGCACGCCGACCCCGAGTTCCTGAAGGCGCTGATCGAGGCTATGGATCGGGGCATAAGGATCCACTTCGTGGTTCCGGCTCCCGTGAGGGATATCGCTAACGAGCGGCGCGAGATCTCCCTACCTCTGGATAGCTGCTGGAGAGCGGAGATCGGGTGCTCATCCGAGCGACTGAAACCTCACGTCGAGCAATTCATCGACTTCCTGCACATGCACATGGAAGCCGCGGGTCGCGCCGGGCGCGCCGGGAAGGCCCAACTTTGGGAGCTCCCGAGTCATCACCAAGTCTTTAACGCCTTGGGCAAAACCATCTGCGTCCACACGCGAGAATCCTACTTCGCTTTTCAGGAATGTGCCGCGGGATCGGTTTGGGCGGCAGACGACGTGAGGTTCCTGATCTCGCTGCCCCAGCGTCGGGCGCAGGATCTGATCGGGCAACTCCGTCTTCAGCTCGCGATCATGGCTTCGAAGCTCGGCCACTCCCTCGAGGATTGGCAGATACCATCTTACTCCGGCCCCCCGAGATGGGTCATGGAGAATGTCGCGGACCTACGGGACCGCAGCATGCACCGGCCAGTTCTGATCGACTCCGGAATACATAGCCGCGGCGGATGGTCAGGAATGATCCACTCCGCCCCGGCTTAA
- a CDS encoding type IV secretory system conjugative DNA transfer family protein — protein MLDAFRGRKPGKEPAPGDPILGDLLRGEEGRRHGESYSDRNYFEDPERLAQSGFTDRAGDNFLGVIGGTTKLEPRLDGRVEPVTRGGTLVGSRDDRHRMLVAGSRSGKGRCVLIPELLTYAGSMVVLDVKGENAAVTARFRAETLGQDVHVLDPFHVTPGHCAPYRTGFNPLAMLDPLSPTLVEDAGLIADALIVPQDSKDSHWDETAKAFIEGVILHVACGEYFEDERSLVTVGELIAGKQGPLKLLFEEMEEEGGPDNRVAAAAQALVDMGDNERGSVLSNARKNLKFLDYDSMHASLGADGFSLADLKKKPTTVYMVLPATRMATCRQWLRLFVNMTLAAIERSHARPEHAVQMLLDEMPVLGTMKELESAIGQMAGLGLRITSVLQDLGQLKALYGDRFETFMGNSGVLQFFGNVDYFTSEWVSKYLGSTTIRLEERGANSIESRSKGASAKSYRNHVQNLMTPEEVRRYFARDDRFNRQLVCIPGRRPYILQRANYDQHEFFAGRYDQWRV, from the coding sequence ATGCTCGACGCGTTCAGAGGCAGGAAACCCGGAAAAGAGCCGGCCCCCGGTGACCCGATCCTCGGCGACCTGCTGCGCGGCGAAGAAGGGCGGCGTCACGGCGAGAGCTATTCGGACAGGAACTATTTCGAGGATCCCGAACGTCTGGCGCAGTCCGGATTCACGGACCGGGCGGGGGACAACTTTCTCGGCGTTATCGGGGGCACAACCAAGCTGGAACCCCGCCTCGACGGGCGGGTGGAACCGGTCACGCGTGGCGGAACTTTGGTCGGAAGCCGGGACGACCGTCACCGCATGCTCGTCGCCGGATCAAGGTCCGGAAAGGGACGTTGCGTGCTCATCCCTGAACTCCTCACCTACGCGGGCTCGATGGTTGTTCTCGATGTCAAAGGCGAGAACGCGGCGGTCACGGCGCGCTTCCGCGCGGAGACCCTCGGGCAGGACGTCCACGTGCTGGATCCCTTCCATGTCACACCCGGGCACTGCGCGCCCTATCGGACCGGCTTCAATCCGCTGGCGATGCTTGACCCGCTCAGTCCGACACTTGTCGAGGATGCGGGTCTCATCGCGGATGCCCTGATCGTTCCTCAGGACAGCAAGGACTCCCATTGGGACGAAACCGCGAAGGCCTTCATCGAGGGGGTGATCCTGCACGTCGCCTGTGGGGAGTATTTCGAGGACGAACGCTCGCTGGTGACGGTCGGGGAGTTGATCGCCGGCAAGCAAGGGCCACTCAAACTTTTGTTCGAAGAGATGGAGGAGGAAGGCGGGCCGGACAACCGGGTGGCCGCTGCGGCCCAGGCGCTTGTCGACATGGGGGACAACGAACGGGGCTCGGTGCTGTCCAACGCCCGCAAGAATCTGAAGTTCCTCGACTACGACTCGATGCACGCGTCGCTCGGTGCGGACGGATTCTCGCTGGCCGATCTCAAGAAGAAGCCGACGACTGTGTATATGGTGCTGCCTGCGACGCGCATGGCGACCTGCCGCCAGTGGCTCCGGCTCTTCGTCAACATGACGCTCGCCGCCATCGAACGCTCCCACGCGCGGCCGGAGCACGCGGTCCAGATGCTCCTCGACGAAATGCCCGTGCTGGGGACGATGAAGGAGTTGGAAAGTGCCATCGGCCAGATGGCGGGGCTGGGCCTGAGGATCACGTCGGTGCTGCAGGACCTCGGACAGCTGAAAGCGCTCTATGGGGATCGCTTCGAGACGTTCATGGGCAACAGCGGCGTGCTCCAGTTCTTCGGCAACGTCGATTACTTCACCTCCGAGTGGGTGAGCAAGTATCTGGGGAGCACGACGATCCGCTTGGAAGAGCGCGGAGCCAATTCGATCGAGTCACGAAGCAAGGGTGCCAGTGCCAAGAGCTATCGCAACCATGTGCAGAACCTCATGACTCCCGAGGAAGTGCGCCGCTACTTCGCCCGGGACGACCGTTTCAACCGCCAGCTGGTCTGCATTCCGGGCAGGCGGCCGTACATTCTCCAACGCGCCAACTACGACCAGCACGAGTTCTTCGCCGGACGGTACGACCAATGGCGGGTCTGA
- a CDS encoding RNA polymerase sigma factor, with protein sequence MSQAAPPEAASHHPSFDEKMEMVERSIEAHGSYLLNFLHSLTRNRQDAENLHSDLWVYVLHRFSPDRIGDIAALRRKARHLFIDHYRKLRRDPLAFVEDTPESGSGSGISEPFTEREQAEFRRRFFTEFPVCLPPEHEEALWLHAWCGHTFQEVAGIMGKPASTVGDWIAGARQAFADHLNSTRQQTS encoded by the coding sequence ATGAGCCAAGCCGCCCCACCCGAGGCCGCCTCGCACCATCCCTCGTTCGACGAGAAGATGGAGATGGTCGAGCGGTCCATCGAAGCCCACGGTTCGTATTTGCTGAACTTCCTGCACTCGCTGACGCGGAACCGGCAGGACGCCGAGAATCTGCACAGCGACCTCTGGGTGTATGTGCTGCACCGTTTCAGCCCGGACCGGATCGGAGACATCGCCGCGCTGCGCCGCAAGGCCCGGCATCTGTTCATCGACCACTACAGGAAGCTGCGTCGTGATCCGCTGGCATTCGTCGAGGATACACCCGAATCCGGATCGGGCAGCGGTATCTCCGAACCTTTCACCGAGCGTGAGCAGGCGGAGTTCAGGAGGCGGTTCTTCACCGAGTTTCCCGTTTGCCTTCCGCCGGAACACGAGGAAGCGCTCTGGCTCCACGCATGGTGCGGTCACACCTTCCAGGAAGTTGCCGGCATCATGGGCAAGCCCGCAAGCACGGTCGGTGACTGGATTGCAGGGGCGCGGCAAGCATTCGCCGACCATCTGAACTCAACCCGGCAACAGACGTCATGA
- a CDS encoding 4-fold beta flower protein produces MAEVTLYDPSGEPVVYIDVDDDHTIYTWGGTPVAYLSDEHIYGFNGKHLGWFQDGIVWDHDGNRAGYLAQTLPVYAAYEPYKSYKSYKPYRSYQEYAPYQPYKLHSESRIPLLQFMSQGAS; encoded by the coding sequence ATGGCAGAAGTCACTCTATACGACCCTAGCGGTGAGCCAGTGGTCTACATCGATGTTGACGACGATCACACGATCTACACTTGGGGAGGAACTCCAGTGGCCTACCTTTCAGATGAGCACATATACGGCTTCAACGGGAAGCATCTGGGTTGGTTCCAAGACGGCATTGTCTGGGATCATGATGGCAATCGAGCCGGCTATTTGGCCCAGACTTTGCCCGTCTACGCGGCCTATGAGCCCTACAAATCGTACAAGAGCTACAAGCCTTACAGAAGCTACCAGGAGTATGCGCCCTACCAACCATACAAATTGCATTCTGAGTCGAGGATTCCTTTGCTCCAGTTCATGAGCCAAGGCGCCTCCTGA
- a CDS encoding ArdC family protein, with translation MSQSQQSRPEESLRSVHERVTQRIIERLEEGVVPWHSPHIATIGFPKNFQSAKPYRGINVMLLAMAGYVSPWFLTYKQAQERGGQVRRGEKGYLVVKFGTYNKDPGDGVEEQRKFLRHYTVFNSCQIDGIEFPQPELPPRSADERTDAAKAIVTRMPNPPAIHEGRLARTCYDPEEDAIDIPDRSCFESGERFYKSLFHEMVHSTGAAKRLARKTLLDNRGISMSDKTVYGREELVAEIGAAYLCAHAGIVIDDHGNSASYIQSWLQVLKDGNNRRWIVEAAGHAQKAVDHILKLEP, from the coding sequence ATGAGTCAATCCCAACAATCCCGTCCGGAGGAAAGCCTCCGGAGCGTTCACGAACGCGTCACCCAACGCATCATCGAAAGACTGGAGGAAGGCGTCGTGCCGTGGCATTCGCCGCACATCGCCACGATCGGTTTCCCGAAGAACTTCCAGTCGGCCAAACCCTACCGCGGCATCAACGTGATGTTGCTCGCCATGGCGGGCTACGTTTCGCCGTGGTTCCTCACCTACAAGCAGGCGCAGGAGCGCGGCGGACAGGTCCGCCGGGGTGAGAAAGGCTATCTCGTCGTCAAGTTCGGGACCTACAACAAGGATCCCGGTGACGGTGTTGAGGAGCAACGCAAGTTCCTGCGCCACTACACGGTCTTCAATTCCTGCCAGATCGACGGAATCGAGTTTCCCCAGCCGGAGCTACCGCCCCGCTCGGCGGATGAGCGGACCGATGCCGCCAAGGCGATCGTGACGAGGATGCCCAACCCTCCGGCAATCCACGAGGGGCGCCTGGCACGAACCTGCTACGATCCTGAGGAGGATGCCATCGACATCCCCGACAGGAGCTGCTTCGAGAGTGGCGAACGGTTCTACAAGAGCCTGTTCCACGAAATGGTCCACTCGACCGGCGCGGCCAAACGGCTTGCCCGCAAAACCCTGCTCGACAACCGCGGCATCTCGATGTCCGACAAGACGGTCTACGGCAGGGAGGAGCTCGTTGCCGAGATTGGCGCTGCCTACCTCTGTGCCCATGCCGGAATCGTGATCGATGATCACGGCAATTCGGCCTCCTACATCCAGTCGTGGCTCCAGGTCCTCAAGGACGGCAACAACCGCCGCTGGATTGTCGAGGCCGCGGGTCATGCCCAGAAGGCCGTCGACCACATTCTCAAACTGGAGCCTTGA
- a CDS encoding recombinase family protein: MTSTTMAVPAPAAIYARVSSTAQTKRGDGLRSQETRCRDFARMKGYAVIQVFTDDLSGSLIDRPGMQAMLAWLDANRARRPVVVIDDVSRLARNLDAHLRLRSAIDEAGGRLESPSIEFGEDSDSILVENLLASVSQHQQQKNAEQTRNRMRARILNGYWCFQAPVGYRYEPKPGQGKVLVRDEPEASIIAEALEGFASGRFGTQVEVKRFLESRPAYPKDLPDGSIRHQRVVELLTRPIYAGMVEAPRWKVTRRKGHHEPIISIGTFMRIQERLRIVAYTPRRKDLNEDFPLRGAVLCHSCGTPLTACWSKGNTRRYAYYLCHARKCPDRRKSIPRERIECDFVTILDRLTPTVPMVNLVSERFRKAWDERLVRCEEEREALRSDIRTARKKIGGLVERLMDSTSPSVAKACEARISELEASALAAEEKLREQGGPKVPFTEMFELALAFLSNPRKLWDSGRFDDRRTVLKLAFPKGLRFCRVEGFRTPEVAPLFKALTAICGSFGEMARPGGESLNSLFRDLADWEEQLKHREASSGNREDAA, translated from the coding sequence ATGACTTCAACAACGATGGCGGTTCCGGCGCCTGCGGCGATCTACGCCCGGGTATCGAGCACCGCCCAAACCAAACGCGGCGACGGCCTGCGGTCTCAGGAGACGCGTTGCCGCGACTTCGCCCGGATGAAAGGCTACGCCGTCATTCAGGTTTTCACCGACGACCTTTCGGGAAGCCTGATCGACCGGCCGGGAATGCAGGCGATGCTCGCATGGCTCGACGCCAACCGCGCCCGGCGCCCGGTGGTCGTGATCGACGACGTTTCGCGGCTGGCCCGCAACCTTGACGCCCACCTGCGGCTGCGGTCCGCGATCGATGAGGCGGGAGGGAGACTGGAGAGCCCGTCGATCGAATTCGGCGAGGACAGCGACTCGATCCTTGTCGAGAACCTCCTCGCCAGCGTCTCGCAGCACCAGCAGCAGAAGAACGCCGAGCAGACCAGGAACCGGATGCGCGCCCGCATTCTCAACGGCTACTGGTGCTTCCAAGCTCCGGTCGGCTATCGCTACGAACCGAAGCCTGGTCAGGGCAAGGTGCTTGTCCGCGACGAGCCCGAGGCATCGATCATCGCGGAAGCCCTTGAGGGCTTCGCGTCCGGGCGCTTCGGCACCCAGGTCGAGGTGAAGCGATTCCTCGAGTCCCGCCCCGCTTACCCGAAGGACCTGCCCGACGGCTCGATCCGCCACCAGCGGGTCGTCGAGCTCCTCACGCGCCCGATTTACGCGGGGATGGTCGAGGCACCGCGCTGGAAGGTCACGCGCCGCAAGGGTCATCACGAGCCGATCATCAGCATCGGGACTTTCATGCGCATTCAGGAACGGCTGCGGATCGTCGCCTACACGCCGCGCAGGAAGGATCTCAATGAGGACTTCCCACTCCGCGGTGCGGTGCTCTGCCACTCGTGCGGCACTCCACTGACCGCTTGCTGGTCAAAGGGGAATACGAGGAGGTACGCATATTACCTGTGTCACGCCCGGAAGTGTCCGGACCGCCGGAAGTCGATCCCGCGGGAACGGATCGAATGCGATTTCGTCACGATCCTCGACCGTCTCACTCCGACGGTCCCGATGGTCAATCTGGTATCCGAGCGTTTCAGGAAAGCATGGGACGAACGTCTCGTCCGATGCGAGGAGGAGCGCGAGGCATTGCGCTCCGACATTCGCACCGCACGGAAGAAGATCGGGGGCCTTGTGGAAAGGCTCATGGATTCGACCAGTCCTTCGGTCGCCAAGGCCTGCGAGGCCCGGATCAGCGAGCTTGAAGCATCGGCGCTTGCCGCCGAGGAGAAGCTGCGGGAACAAGGTGGCCCCAAGGTGCCCTTCACCGAAATGTTCGAACTCGCTCTCGCATTCCTTTCGAACCCCCGGAAGCTGTGGGACAGCGGACGGTTCGATGACCGTCGGACGGTGCTGAAACTCGCATTTCCGAAGGGGCTTCGATTTTGCCGGGTTGAGGGATTTCGAACTCCCGAAGTGGCCCCGCTTTTCAAGGCTTTGACCGCGATCTGCGGGTCGTTCGGTGAAATGGCGCGCCCCGGCGGAGAAAGTTTGAACTCCCTCTTCCGCGATCTTGCCGATTGGGAAGAGCAGCTCAAGCATCGGGAAGCCTCATCCGGGAACAGGGAGGACGCGGCATGA